In a single window of the Platichthys flesus chromosome 5, fPlaFle2.1, whole genome shotgun sequence genome:
- the dgke gene encoding diacylglycerol kinase epsilon — MHREGDEAQDDCGSREEWTLLFWTSVAVIVPVVITLWCSTQRSKRRTHMKDFFRKSKHGWHYTDLFTKPTYCCVCSQHILHGAFCDCCGVCADDQCLRRADRSLPCKEIMGPCSPDGAMEHRWVRGNVPLASYCRACKQQCGTQPKLCDFRCVWCQTTVHDDCMDSLAGTDLCDLGEFHSLIIPPHYLLCVNKLRCRQPEEYSKLASSCGSGWTPVLVLANTRSGNNMGEALLGEFRSILNPVQVFDLSELTPSKALQLCTLLPPGSVRVLVCGGDGTVGWVLDAIDTMKLKGQDQFVPRVTILPLGTGNDLSNTLGWGAGYAGEIPVEQVLRNILDAELVKMDRWKVQVASKVLYFRKPKVLSMNNYFSVGPDALMALNFHTHREKTPSFFSSRIINKAVYFLYGTKDCLVQECKDLDKRIELELDGERVALPSLEGIIVCNIGYWGGGCRLWEGMGDEPCPPTRLDDGLMEVVGVFGSFHCAQIQVKLANPVRLGQAHTVRLVLKSSKMPMQVDGEPWAQGPCTITITHKTQALMLYHSSEQTDDDDDESSSSEAESHTPHDSPRPTGPASARA; from the exons ATGCACAGGGAGGGGGACGAGGCGCAGGACGACTGCGGCTCCCGGGAGGAGTGGACCCTGCTCTTCTGGACCTCTGTGGCCGTCATCGTCCCGGTGGTCATCACGCTGTGGTGCAGCACCCAGCGCTCCAAGCGGAGGACGCACATGAAGGATTTCTTTCGCAAGAGCAAGCACGGCTGGCACTACACCGACCTGTTCACCAAGCCCACCTACTGCTGCGTCTGCTCCCAGCACATCCTGCACGGGGCGTTCTGCGACTGCTGCGGCGTGTGCGCAGACGACCAGTGCCTGCGCCGGGCCGACCGGAGCCTGCCCTGCAAGGAGATCATGGGCCCCTGCAGCCCGGACGGAGCCATGGAGCACCGCTGGGTCCGCGGGAATGTGCCCCTCGCTAGTTACTGCCGTGCGTGCAAACAGCAGTGTGGAACCCAGCCGAAGCTCtgcgacttcag gtgtgtgtggtgtcagaCCACGGTGCACGACGACTGCATGGACAGCCTGGCGGGAACCGACCTGTGTGACCTGGGCGAGTTTCACAGCCTGATCATCCCTCCTCACTACCTCCTCTGTGTCAACAAACTCCGCTGCAGGCAACCCGAGGAGTACAGCAAG CTGGCGTCTTCCTGCGGCAGTGGCTGGACTCCAGTGTTGGTCTTGGCTAACACACGTAGCGGTAACAACATGGGGGAAGCGCTGCTGGGAGAATTTCGCTCCATCCTTAACCCAGTGCAG GTGTTTGACCTTTCTGAGCTGACTCCCTCTAAAGCCCTCCAGTTGTGCACCCTACTGCCCCCCGGCAGCGTCCGGGTGCTGGTGTGTGGAGGTGATGGCACGGTGGGCTGGGTGCTGGATGCCATCGATACCATGAAGCTAAAG GGCCAAGACCAGTTTGTCCCAAGGGTGACCATCCTGCCCCTGGGCACAGGAAATGACCTCTCCAACACTCTGGGCTGGGGCGCTGGGTATGCTGGGGAGATTCCTGTGGAACAGGTTCTCCGTAACATCCTTGATGCGGAGTTGGTCAAAATGGACAG ATGGAAAGTGCAGGTTGCTTCTAAAGTCCTCTACTTTCGTAAACCAAAG GTTCTGTCCATGAACAACTACTTCTCTGTGGGGCCCGACGCTCTGATGGCTCTGAACTTTCACACACACCGGGAGAAAACACCGTCCTTCTTCTCCAGCCGCATCATCAACAAG GCCGTGTATTTCCTGTATGGCACCAAAGATTGTTTAGTGCAGGAATGTAAGGATCTGGATAAGAGGATTGAG ttggagttgGATGGGGAGAGGGTGGCGCTGCCCAGTCTGGAGGGCATCATCGTCTGTAACATCGGCTACTGGGGTGGAGGCTGCAGACTCTGGGAGGGTATGGGGGATGAACCCTGCCCACCCACAAG ATTGGATGATGGCCtgatggaggtggtgggtgTGTTTGGCTCCTTCCACTGTGCTCAGATCCAGGTCAAGCTGGCCAACCCTGTGCGGCTGGGACAAGCCCACACTGTCAGG CTGGTTCTCAAGAGCTCCAAGATGCCCATGCAGGTGGATGGAGAGCCTTGGGCCCAGGGCCCCtgcaccatcaccatcacccaTAAGACCCAGGCCCTCATGCTGTATCACAGCAGCGAGCAGACAGACGATGACGACGATGAATCCAGCTCCTCCGAGGCAGAGAGCCACACCCCTCACGACTCGCCCCGGCCTACAGGGCCAGCCTCCGCTCGTGCATGA
- the LOC133953654 gene encoding E3 ubiquitin/ISG15 ligase TRIM25-like yields the protein MAAVEQSDLSLMSLEDELTCSICLSPFDCPVTIPCGHNFCQGCLLTTWTEPYRCPQCRTLFHTKPELKKNTVLSTVVEALNLRLVRSASSLSAEEKETKEETREDAVIRCDTCMEAEAANTCLTCMVSFCEEHLRPHRENPVFRLHQLIEPVGDLLERLCPDHHKLMDLFCSQHVRPICSLCLQQDHKGCSFTSPEEQRKLKESELEGKLGLLDGKIKTTETVMSQMNDHHSRLENAAAQKKKALATVYQQMREELVQEECKALSEVEGELEIGQTKLQDFTKKLTDNAAKMRKAQEALSCQLGRSQTMGFLKASFNLPKAVKFEPQVPRVSLDSRKVTLTQTFAGALKMHLTEILKLPVEARLSIIKPVLPEPPRPFHPLPVPRIYMAPHTGWSSPQYAHNMSPGLNWAPPINQPQNTRGTRKPRNRMGKGIQARSMENLLDLGFSAAPQLSPKPGKHQPRATGGNKPDLI from the exons ATGGCCGCGGTGGAGCAGAGTGACTTGTCTCTCATGAGTCTGGAGGATGAGCTAACCTGCAGCATCTGCCTCAGCCCCTTTGACTGTCCGGTGACCATCCCCTGCGGACACAACTTCTGCCAGGGCTGCCTGCTCACCACCTGGACGGAGCCCTACAGATGTCCCCAGTGTCGGACCCTCTTCCACACCAAACCCGAGCTGAAGAAAAACACGGTCCTCAGCACCGTGGTGGAGGCCTTAAACTTGAGGCTGGTCCGGAGCGCGTCGAGCCTGtcagcagaggagaaagagaccAAGGAAGAGACCCGGGAAGATGCTGTCATACGCTGTGACACCTGTATGGAAGCAGAGGCGGCCAACACCTGCCTCACCTGCATGGTCTCTTTCTGCGAGGAGCACCTGCGTCCTCACCGGGAGAACCCGGTGTTCCGTCTCCACCAGCTGATCGAGCCAGTCGGGGACCTGTTGGAGCGCTTGTGCCCGGACCACCACAAGCTGATGGATCTCTTCTGCAGCCAGCATGTCCGCCCCATCTGCAGCCTCTGTCTCCAGCAAGACCACAAGGgctgctccttcacttctcctgaggagcagaggaagctcAAAGAG TCTGAACTCGAGGGCAAGTTGGGTTTGCTGGACGGGAAGATTAAGACGACTGAGACAGTAATGTCTCAAATGAACGACCACCACAGCAGACTGGAG AATGCTGCAGCCCAAAAAAAGAAGGCATTGGCCACTGTGTATCAGCAGATGCGGGAAGAGTTGGTCCAAGAGGAATGCAAAGCCCTAAGTGAGGTGGAAGGCGAGCTGGAGATTGGTCAGACGAAACTTCAGGATTTCACGAAGAAGTTAACTGACAACGCTGCTAAGATGAGGAAAGCCCAGGAAGCTTTGAGCTGTCAGCTAGGTCGCTCCCAAACCATGGGCTTTCTGAAG GCTTCATTTAACTTGCCAAAGGCTGTGAAGTTTGAGCCTCAGGTGCCTCGAGTCAGCCTGGACTCCAGGAAGGTAACTTTAACTCAGACCTTCGCTGGAGCATTGAAGATGCATCTGACCGAGATCCTCAAACTGCCTGTTGAGGCCAGACTATCAATAATAAAACCAG TTCTACCCGAGCCTCCCAGGCCCTTCCATCCACTTCCTGTACCTAGGATTTATATGGCCCCCCACACAGGCTGGAGTTCACCGCAGTATGCACATAATATGTCACCAGGCCTCAACTGGGCTCCGCCAATCAATCAACCGCAAAATACAA GAGGAACCAGAAAACCTCGAAACCGGATGGGAAAAGGGATTCAAGCTCGATCGATGGAAAACCTGTTGGATTTGGGATTTTCGGCTGCACCGCAACTCAGTCCAAAACCAG GCAAACATCAACCCAGAGCTACAGGTGGAAACAAGCCAGACTTGATCTGA